In the genome of Arachis hypogaea cultivar Tifrunner chromosome 9, arahy.Tifrunner.gnm2.J5K5, whole genome shotgun sequence, the window TTACAACAAAGAACCACAAACAGAATTAGCGAAAGCTTATGACCAAAACATATTAAGTAAGTTTCCTCATTGGAGATCCAATGATAATGGAAATATTCCATGCCCCCCTAAGGAATATGGTGGCTGTGGTTATTCGTCGTTAAATTTGAGCAGGATTTTCAAGAGGAATTGGGTTGCAAAGTTGGTGAAAAATGTAGAAGAAATGGTTGGTGGCTGTAAGATTAATAATGCTGATGATCTACCAGAAACTCAGTTGAATGCTGTCAGATTGCGCAAATGTTCTCATAGAGAGACTAGTGATGATAACTATCTTTATTGTCCTGCATCTGAAGATCTCATGAAAGATGGGATTGGAAATTTTAGAAAGCACTGGAAAACCGGTAAACCCATTATTGTTAAGCAAGTGTTTGATAGATCATCCTCTTCTAGCTGGGATCCGCTGGTCATCTGGAGAGGGATTCTAGAGACAACAGATGagaaaatgaaagatgaaaaCAGAGTGGTTAGGGCCATAGATTGCTTAGATGGGTCTGAGGTACACATCTATAGCACTTCTTTTTGTCAATTCAGATTGCAATTTTTTACTGCAGTGTGTTCATGGATTAGGCATCTTTGTTTAATTATTCACTTTCCGACTGCActtctttttcctttcaattttatACTGGCAGATTGATATTGAGCTTAGTTACTTCATGACTGGTTACACTGAGGGCCGTACTCATGAAAACGGTTGGCCACAGTTATTGAAGTTGAAGGATTGGCCTTCACCTAGTGCATCTGAAGAGTTTCTCTTGTACCAAAGACCAGAATTTATCGGCAAACTGCCTTTACTTCAGTATATTCACTCCAAGTGGGGCCTTCTTAATGTTGCAGCTAAATTGCCTCATTACTCCTTGCAGAATGATGTAGGACCCAAGATTTATATATCTTATGGAATCAATCATGAACTTGGTAGAGGTGATTCAGTGACCAATCTCCACTTCAATATGCGGGACATGGTACTCTATCCTATTAACCCACAATTGAGAAATGGTTGTTTTGTCTTGTATGTATTGCAATAATATTATGATACTCAGGCTTCTTGACTGAAAGGatttctaattatatatatatatacacaaaatttGATGCTTCATTATTAGTTTGTCTTCCTTAGGTATCTATCATGTGTTATTTTTTCATTATGTTTATAAGTTGTTGATATTAGGTGCTACGTGTCAGTTTATAATTTGCTATGCTGTTTCAAGCGAAAAGACTTAGCATGTGTGATGTGTCTTGTTTACCCAAATTCTGCTTAGTACTCTCTCTGCTCTTTTACTGTCTGGAGTAAAATGATGCAAAAGGAAAGAGGTCCTCTAACCTtaacaaacattttttttaaaaaaaaaaagaaggaaagaagtggGTTCATGAATAAAGGTAGTCGTAATAAACTCACCAACTTTCCACAGGTGTACCTTTTGGTCCATACAAGTGAAGTAATGTTGAAGGACTGGCAGAGAACTAAAATTGAAATGATCCAAAAAGAATACAAGGAGATAGAGGTGAAGGAATCACCTGGAGATAATCAAATGTGTTCTAGCAGGAGTTCACCTAACTCGGCATTTGGTACAGAAAATAATGGGCTGGATTTGGATCCAAACCTGAGTAAGTCACTGGATCAAGGGTTTGAAAATCATTCTAGTTCTGATGGGAATATGGTCAATTATGAACTTCCATTCAAACAAAATGGAAATTTCTCTGAGCAAATGCATCCTGGAGTTCTTTGGGATGTCTTTCGTCGGCAGGATGTTCCAAAGTTGAATGAATATTTGAAAACACATTGGAATGAGTTTGGAAAGCCAGATGATATATTAAATGAATATGTaagtccaattttttttaattaataattattattattattattattattattattattattgaaaaagaaatgaaaaatccTTTCCAGCTGTGCCTCCATCTACTGCTTCAATTTTATATTGCTGATGGTACGCTTTCATTGCAAGGTTACATGGCCTCTTTATGATGGAGCTATTTTTCTTGACAGACACCAAAAAAGAAAGCTGAAGGAAGAATTTGGTAAGAATTTATACTCCatcctatttttatttaaaacgaAACTATTGAATAGTCTTCCCCCTCCTTTCTCTCATTTGAGGGAGAAGAATATTGGATCCTTGAGGTAGATGCGAGCAACATTTTCAAGTTAGGAGAATCTCTGGGCATACCAATTAGAAGGATTTCTTAgttctcttaaaaaaaatgtttttttttatttttttttattttttaaaattacttgcAACCTTTAAGCTTTGCGCTTGCTTCCTTCGTTATTCATCTAAAGTCTAAACACAGGGAATGCTACTCTTTCCTATTCCATCTTTTCCTTTTCCATTTAGTCCACTTACACCTACACCTAAATTGGCTGAACAATGAGATGTGGACACTGTTCAAGACTTAATTGAAGGGATTCGTGTTTATTTTTCCATGCATACTATCAATCATGGAAAACTTGGTACCAATGCTCTAAATTAAGTTGTTGATAGACTACTTTATCGGCTTATCACGAATTTTCTTTGTCTTGTTTTTAACTGTGATTCTTTAGCTGACCCAATCTAGTGGGATAAAGCTCTGATGTTCCTGTTTTAAAATATGATTACCATCTTCTGCATAGGAGTGGAGCCCTGGTCATTTGAACAGAATTTGGGGGAAGCTATCTTTGTTCCTGCTGGTTGCCCTTTCCAGGCAAGAAATGTTCAGGTGAGTTCATTTTTCCTTGTGACTTCATCTATTTTAGTTGACAACCTTGATAGTGTGATAAGTGTTAGTTAAACGGATTGAAAGGGTAAATTTTCATGTGATTAAGAGTCTACCATTATTAATATCAGGTTTAAATGCTATCTTTTAGAAAAGAAGGAATTTTATCTATAAgaggaataattaaaaaaagaatagagGACAAGAgattc includes:
- the LOC112710820 gene encoding E3 ubiquitin-protein ligase JMJ24, with product MDQARSSSGNNINNNNGEDNVGIPDDLRCKRSDGKQWRCTAMSMPDKTVCEKHYIQAKKRAANSAMRANLKKAKRKSGDSEGHLESKSDDFDIPLSAMKHGGGEHSSGGGSRLLDKVGKNQFRYVPKKGAMSGRSSLPKPDEEDEEDYEEEEEDEEEVEEEEEGVPLYEENWTGHESPELASGGDSSRKRRSLEATNVTTEYSDASTDSSEETGDTGGQTCHQCRRNDRDRVVTWCQRCDRRGYCNSCISTWYSDISLDEIQRMCPACRGICNCRVCVRSDNSIKVRIREIPVLDKLQYLHSLLSAVLPVVKQIHQEQCFEVELEKKLRGADIDLPRIKLGADEQMCCNLCRIPITDYHRRCPICSYDLCLNCCHDLREATSDYNKEPQTELAKAYDQNILSKFPHWRSNDNGNIPCPPKEYGGCGYSSLNLSRIFKRNWVAKLVKNVEEMVGGCKINNADDLPETQLNAVRLRKCSHRETSDDNYLYCPASEDLMKDGIGNFRKHWKTGKPIIVKQVFDRSSSSSWDPLVIWRGILETTDEKMKDENRVVRAIDCLDGSEIDIELSYFMTGYTEGRTHENGWPQLLKLKDWPSPSASEEFLLYQRPEFIGKLPLLQYIHSKWGLLNVAAKLPHYSLQNDVGPKIYISYGINHELGRGDSVTNLHFNMRDMVYLLVHTSEVMLKDWQRTKIEMIQKEYKEIEVKESPGDNQMCSSRSSPNSAFGTENNGLDLDPNLSKSLDQGFENHSSSDGNMVNYELPFKQNGNFSEQMHPGVLWDVFRRQDVPKLNEYLKTHWNEFGKPDDILNEYVTWPLYDGAIFLDRHQKRKLKEEFGVEPWSFEQNLGEAIFVPAGCPFQARNVQSTVQLGLDFLSPESLGEAVRLAEEVRSLPNEHEAKPQVLEVGKISLYAASSSIKEIQKLVLDPKLGAEIGYGDPNLTAMVSENYEKMVKRRQITCA